The following are from one region of the Gryllotalpicola protaetiae genome:
- a CDS encoding MFS transporter gives MSATATTARTEPLTPVTGRWIALFAAAWLGVWMAQLTPIQLLLPAQIQTELRTAYWVDNVLWFGVVSGIAGLCAIVAYPLTGALSDRTASRFGRRRPWVAGGALLFAAALFALGLQTTMTGIAVFWALSLTGFCVLTAALTAMISDQVPVGQRGYVSGWMSAPQAIGIILGLALVTILGLGTLGGYGLAAAALIVLVAPFLLVVPDPRHRARGLPPLTPRRIVAELWISPKAHPDFGWTLLSRVLVNLGNALGTGLLLYFLEFGLHDRNAENDLIPLVFVYMVFVIAASLALGRVSDRLERRKLFVFVASVVQAVAALLLAAFPSMPTAYVGGALLGIGYGCFLAVDQALATQVLPDPETRGKDLGIMNIAWAIPQAFGPLLGGIVVFWLGGFTGLFVLAGLAALGGAFAVARVRSVA, from the coding sequence ATGAGCGCCACCGCCACGACCGCTCGCACCGAGCCGCTGACTCCGGTCACCGGCCGCTGGATCGCACTGTTCGCCGCGGCCTGGCTCGGGGTCTGGATGGCGCAGCTCACCCCGATCCAGCTGCTGCTTCCCGCGCAGATCCAGACCGAGCTGCGCACCGCGTACTGGGTCGACAACGTGCTCTGGTTCGGCGTCGTCTCCGGCATCGCCGGCCTGTGCGCGATCGTCGCCTACCCGCTCACCGGCGCGCTGAGCGACCGTACAGCGAGCCGCTTCGGCCGCCGCAGGCCCTGGGTCGCGGGCGGCGCGCTGCTGTTCGCGGCCGCGCTGTTCGCGCTCGGCCTGCAGACCACCATGACGGGCATCGCCGTCTTCTGGGCGCTCAGCCTCACGGGCTTCTGCGTGCTCACCGCCGCGCTCACCGCGATGATCTCCGACCAGGTGCCCGTCGGCCAGCGCGGCTACGTCTCCGGCTGGATGAGCGCGCCGCAGGCCATCGGCATCATCCTCGGCCTCGCGCTCGTCACGATCCTGGGCCTCGGCACGCTCGGCGGCTACGGGCTCGCAGCCGCAGCCCTCATCGTCCTCGTCGCGCCCTTCCTGCTCGTCGTGCCGGACCCGCGACACCGCGCCCGCGGCCTGCCACCGCTCACGCCGAGGCGCATCGTCGCCGAGCTCTGGATCTCGCCGAAGGCCCACCCCGATTTCGGCTGGACCCTGCTGTCGCGCGTGCTCGTGAACCTCGGCAACGCCCTCGGCACGGGCCTCCTGCTCTACTTCCTCGAATTCGGCCTGCACGACCGGAACGCCGAGAACGACCTGATCCCGCTGGTGTTCGTCTACATGGTATTCGTGATCGCGGCATCCCTCGCCCTCGGCCGCGTCAGCGACCGCCTCGAACGCCGCAAGCTGTTCGTGTTCGTCGCGAGCGTCGTGCAGGCGGTCGCAGCGCTGCTGCTCGCCGCCTTCCCGTCGATGCCGACGGCGTACGTCGGCGGCGCGCTGCTCGGCATCGGCTACGGCTGCTTCCTCGCCGTCGACCAGGCGCTCGCCACGCAGGTGCTGCCCGACCCCGAGACCCGCGGCAAGGACCTCGGCATCATGAACATCGCCTGGGCCATCCCGCAGGCGTTCGGCCCCCTGCTCGGCGGCATCGTCGTGTTCTGGCTGGGCGGGTTCACCGGATTGTTCGTCCTCGCGGGCCTCGCGGCCCTCGGCGGGGCGTTCGCCGTCGCACGCGTGAGGAGCGTCGCATGA
- a CDS encoding TetR/AcrR family transcriptional regulator yields the protein MAHIPANERREALIEAALRVVARDGIAGATTRAIVAEADMPLASFHYVFDSHDELMAELVQRAVNEEYRAIAPLLGSDITDASLGDLVEAGLTRYLDSVKAEPERERAMLELTQYALRDERTAHLARLQYERYTELVQMALEAAAGRTGWRWNVPVVEVARMVVALADGITISWLVRHDDGEALALARSGARAVEAHASAPERSA from the coding sequence GTGGCTCACATCCCGGCCAATGAACGTCGCGAGGCGCTCATCGAGGCTGCACTGCGCGTCGTGGCGCGCGACGGAATCGCGGGCGCCACCACGCGCGCGATCGTCGCGGAGGCCGACATGCCCCTCGCGAGCTTCCACTACGTCTTCGACTCGCACGACGAGCTCATGGCCGAGCTCGTGCAGCGGGCGGTGAATGAGGAATACCGCGCGATCGCGCCGCTGCTCGGTTCAGATATCACGGATGCCTCACTGGGCGACCTCGTCGAAGCAGGCCTCACCCGCTACCTCGACTCGGTGAAGGCTGAGCCCGAGCGCGAACGCGCCATGCTCGAGCTCACGCAGTACGCGCTGCGTGACGAGCGCACGGCGCACCTCGCCCGGCTGCAGTACGAGCGCTACACCGAGCTCGTGCAGATGGCGCTCGAGGCGGCGGCCGGCCGCACCGGGTGGCGCTGGAACGTTCCCGTTGTCGAGGTGGCCCGCATGGTGGTCGCGCTGGCCGACGGCATCACGATCTCGTGGCTCGTGCGGCATGACGACGGCGAGGCGCTCGCGCTCGCGCGCTCCGGCGCGCGGGCCGTCGAGGCGCACGCGAGTGCACCGGAGCGCAGCGCATGA
- a CDS encoding alpha/beta hydrolase encodes MPAIDPQHVLWSHPADERAGRPLLVLMHGWSYDEHHLFALRTRLPDDLVVASVRSNLPEAGGFAWFPSRGNPIGDPQPAIANHAAASVVDWLTSLPRAATVGVGGFSQGGAMALQVMRLAPDIVDYAVNLAGFVVDDVQPGDAVLASRPRPVFWGHGAHDGVIPPSAVARTERWTSTHADAQVRVYAGLGHDVAGREVDDLAVFVEAHYRPAPESVRR; translated from the coding sequence ATGCCCGCTATCGATCCCCAGCACGTCCTCTGGTCGCATCCCGCAGACGAGCGCGCGGGCCGGCCGCTCCTGGTGCTCATGCACGGCTGGAGCTACGACGAGCATCACCTGTTCGCGCTCCGGACCCGGCTCCCTGATGACCTCGTGGTCGCGTCGGTCCGCTCCAACCTGCCCGAGGCCGGCGGTTTCGCCTGGTTCCCCAGCCGAGGCAACCCCATCGGCGACCCGCAGCCAGCCATTGCCAACCATGCAGCGGCCTCCGTTGTGGACTGGCTGACCTCGCTCCCCAGGGCGGCCACGGTCGGAGTAGGCGGCTTCTCCCAGGGCGGCGCCATGGCACTGCAGGTCATGCGGCTCGCTCCTGACATCGTCGACTACGCCGTGAATCTGGCCGGCTTCGTCGTCGACGACGTCCAGCCGGGCGACGCTGTCCTGGCATCCCGTCCGCGCCCGGTCTTCTGGGGACATGGGGCGCACGACGGGGTCATTCCGCCGTCCGCGGTCGCTCGCACCGAACGCTGGACCTCCACGCACGCGGACGCTCAGGTGCGTGTCTACGCAGGCCTCGGCCACGATGTCGCCGGACGCGAGGTTGACGACCTCGCGGTCTTCGTCGAGGCGCACTATCGCCCGGCCCCCGAGTCCGTACGACGCTGA
- a CDS encoding LysR family transcriptional regulator — translation MDVDLRKLRYFVAVAQASSMRAAAEQLFIAQPVLTRQLRALEQELGVRLLDRSHLGTTLTPAGEQVFEDALPLLRAADALARRAARTDTDRRLFTIAFMPGLVVTAMAVRFSDVHPAWDTDVVRTSFTDQVTVLHDGTADVGFVRYPFDETGLAVTPLAEEPRMVALRRDHPLASLDRIDVRDLEDEPLLDSPDLVPDWAGDFLPTGRPGVTTRSMEEKLEHVVARRGIAIVGTSIAGLYPRPEVVYRNLDGVLAARVGLASAIHRTAPEIADFRRIALDLAVPTLGESFRAWRGGAPGVR, via the coding sequence ATGGACGTCGACCTGCGCAAATTGCGCTATTTCGTCGCCGTGGCACAGGCCTCCTCCATGCGCGCCGCCGCCGAACAGCTCTTCATCGCCCAGCCGGTGCTCACGCGTCAACTGCGGGCGCTGGAGCAAGAACTTGGCGTGCGGCTGCTCGACCGGTCCCACCTGGGCACGACGCTCACGCCCGCGGGCGAGCAGGTGTTCGAGGACGCGCTGCCGCTGCTGCGCGCGGCTGACGCCCTGGCGCGTCGTGCCGCACGAACGGACACCGACCGGCGGCTGTTCACCATCGCTTTCATGCCCGGTCTTGTGGTCACAGCGATGGCCGTCCGCTTCTCCGACGTCCATCCAGCATGGGACACCGACGTCGTGCGTACATCGTTCACCGATCAGGTCACGGTGCTGCACGACGGCACAGCCGACGTCGGATTCGTGCGTTACCCCTTCGACGAGACCGGTCTCGCTGTGACCCCGCTGGCCGAGGAACCGCGGATGGTCGCGCTACGGCGCGACCATCCGCTCGCGAGCCTCGACCGGATCGACGTGCGCGACCTGGAGGACGAGCCGCTGCTTGACTCGCCTGATCTCGTGCCCGACTGGGCCGGCGACTTCCTGCCCACCGGGCGCCCAGGGGTGACGACGCGGTCCATGGAGGAGAAACTTGAGCACGTCGTCGCCCGGCGTGGCATCGCGATCGTGGGCACCTCCATCGCGGGCCTCTACCCCCGGCCCGAGGTCGTGTACCGCAACCTCGATGGCGTGCTCGCCGCGCGAGTGGGCCTGGCCTCGGCGATACACCGAACAGCGCCCGAGATCGCGGACTTCCGCCGGATCGCGCTCGACCTCGCGGTCCCGACGCTCGGCGAGAGCTTCCGAGCCTGGCGTGGGGGCGCACCAGGGGTCCGATGA
- a CDS encoding SDR family oxidoreductase, producing the protein MSLGTAHKVVVIGGTSGLGLATAQAIAEKGATVVVASRNPITVESALRALPPTAIGRTVDASDTAAVGAFLDEVGPFDHLVYTAGENFAATTLDDYTAEGGTRFLGLRLVHMLDVVRQAVPHLREDGSVTLTAGTAAFKGGSGWFLGAAVSGAVISAAKSLAVELAPLRVNVVAPGVVRSPLWAGMPDSDRELMYETSGRALPLGRVGEPEDIAREYVHLIEQDYATGVVSVVDGGTVLV; encoded by the coding sequence ATGTCACTAGGCACCGCCCACAAGGTCGTCGTGATCGGCGGCACGAGCGGTCTTGGGCTTGCGACCGCGCAGGCCATCGCTGAGAAGGGGGCGACGGTCGTTGTCGCGTCCCGCAACCCCATCACCGTCGAGTCTGCGCTGCGCGCGCTGCCGCCGACGGCCATCGGGCGGACTGTGGACGCGTCGGACACGGCCGCCGTGGGCGCATTTCTCGACGAGGTTGGGCCGTTCGACCACCTCGTCTACACCGCGGGGGAGAACTTCGCTGCCACCACCCTCGACGACTACACGGCCGAGGGTGGGACCCGCTTCCTCGGCCTGCGGCTGGTGCACATGCTCGACGTCGTACGCCAGGCCGTGCCGCACCTGCGTGAGGACGGCTCGGTCACCCTCACCGCAGGCACCGCAGCGTTCAAGGGCGGTTCCGGCTGGTTCCTCGGCGCCGCCGTGTCGGGGGCCGTGATCTCGGCGGCCAAGTCTCTCGCCGTGGAGCTGGCTCCGCTGCGCGTGAACGTCGTGGCCCCCGGGGTGGTGCGCAGCCCGCTGTGGGCCGGGATGCCCGACAGCGACCGCGAGCTCATGTACGAGACGAGCGGCAGGGCGCTGCCGCTCGGTCGTGTGGGCGAACCGGAGGACATCGCGCGCGAGTACGTCCACCTCATCGAGCAGGACTACGCCACCGGCGTGGTCAGCGTCGTCGACGGCGGCACCGTCCTCGTCTGA